The sequence CATTTTAGTCTTACCGATTTCTCCGTGTTATTTGTGGTAGTCAAAAtatgatgtaacatattatttgaaaGACACACATTCAAAATATTTCaatgaatcattaagaaaataggtAAATATGACCCTTTAATCAGATCAACTAATCAAACACATTACCATTTTATCCAAACTTTCAAATAGTTACCGCTATGACCGACTGAAAATAGAGTACGGCTCAAATTAACCACACTTAATCTATTGAGTCGACATGTCCCCCTTAAACGCAACCACAAAAAGTGTTTGAAAATGTAAATCGAgcatcataaaattaaaaaaagtgACTTATTTAAAACGAATTTTAAGTagacgtgcaacgcacgggctcaaaacctagttCTTTATAAATAGTGTTATTATTTCACCATTCATTTATATATCGAACgttgtatttatatataatttcatgATATACGCAAAAAAATAACTTTTAGAAACAAAAACATGTTTTTTTATTATCAAAAtctataataaaaataacattattagtgATGAATGTTTTCAGAGAATAAATTTTAACACGTGAATGATACATATTTAAATTCTCCAGAAAATATTGTATGTAATGACTGCTATTGATTTTGTCAAAAACGTtaacattattactataaaatgatATTCTTTTTATGAGTGTTGTTATTTTTCACACACATTTAATATTTCCGATAAACATTCGTTACAAATTTTTCTTTAGagaataatattatatgtatataatctttTACATCCCCTTCCCCTAAAAATTAACATCCCTGTTAATTaggcgcgcgcgcacacacacacacacatattacaTGTTACattcatacttttgttgtaaatTAAGTATGGAATGATAATCTAAATTGATTCTTGAACCGTGTTATACTTACTCTGTAAAGTATTTCGACAGAATCATTGACATTGTTCACGAAATCTTTTCATGGATAATTTAAGAAATGAAAATTTGCGTTTTTGCAACGAAATcacaaattaaagatattagtgtaATGCTTGTTATCTATTTTCATAAGAAAGCTTGATTCCGTTTCTCTGGAGGAAAAAACAATTTATGTCGGTTGAAAACGAAAGGGTACAACCTTTCGTTTTAGTGAAAAAATACATCTTCAGTACTTGACGGGAAAATCAATCATGACAGATCTTTTAAATACACGGATATGGTAAAATAATGTGTGGGTCAGGGCGTTGCCCTGCACCTCGTGAGGTTCGGTTACCCTAGTAAGTGGGTGTTGCCCTTTGGATACACACTATTTTACGTGATAGTATCAAGCTAATTCTTACGAGCGTGTAATTCACATTTTCAAAATCTGTTTTTAAGTATAACTTAATAACCATTATTTTCAAGTAAATCACAACTATATTTCTAAAATGATTTTTAAATAACATtaaaatcaccaacaatttaaGATCCTGTATATTTATTCTTTTGTTTCATAGTTTTGAACTAAATTTGGATTAATAGGAAACGGGGGTTAATCATTTAAAGACAATCGGACTTCTAAGTGATGACATGAATTCAACACCGAAAATGAGCACGCACAACCTAGTTTGGGTAGTGACAAAGCTTCAAGTAGAAGTGGACCGTTATCCAACTTGGTATGTATATTGATCACTCTTTCTTTATACGGATTAGTGCATTAGTATGTACTTTACTTTAACCCAAACTCTACGGTGTGTATTCAACATCATTTTAATCTATTACCCATCCAACTTTCAATACATAACGTGGTACTTTCAAATTTTCAATAGAGTGCAAAACTTAATAACATACAAAAACGTTTATAGAAAGTTGATACACACAATGGACCAAACGAAACTGGTATACACACAATGCAGGGTTTGCCACTTTGCCTAGTAATATCAAGGTGACCTTTCAATCACTAGGTTGTGTATTCAAGGTAAAACTTGATATAGCTAGCAATTACACAAATGGGCTTTAATTGTGGATGTCTCACTTTTCTAAAACTTACTAATTTTTGGCGTGTTCGTATCTAATACAGCGATGATATCGTACAAATTGACCATTGGAAATCATTTTTTGGGAAAAATAATGGGTGCGGTACGTGGTCGTTTCGTGATTATCAATCAGGTGAAATATTAGTAAGAGCTTCAAGGTAAAAATTGATCTTAATTATATATACCATGTTATTTGTGTTGATGGTGTAGCGTAATATATTTGTGTTACATTATAGTAATTGGATCATGATGAATAAAGAgacgagaagattatccaaatttccAGACGATGTTCGAGCTGAGTTAACGCCCTACTTTGTGGATACACCATCACCGATCCAAGAAAACATTAGAAAATATACAAAAATAGATGAAAACGACATTGTCCATGTTCGCAATGGTTTAACGGTGAGTTACTTCAATTTATTTACCCATTCAAAATTATTAGATATTTTCTTGATTACTAGAAGATTTGGATATGCAGGCGACACGGAAAGATTTGGATATGAATAAACATGTTAACAACGTGAAATATATAGGGTGGATTCTTGAGGTAACAATTGATCGGCTTAATAATATGTCACATTTGAAAGAATGAATAGTGTATATTAACGTACACATGAAGATTAATGAATTAATTATTAAGACAATACTTGTTATTGTAGAGCGTTCCAGATTGGATTGCGGACAACTACGAGCTTGGTAGCATGACTTTAGAGTATCGTCGGGAGTGCACGAAAGGCAGCGTGCTACAATCACAAACTTTTGTATCCGAGACCAACGATGCTAGTGGAACAGTTGATTGCCAACATCTACTTCAATTCGAGGGTGGCAGTAACGGTGTGATCCTGAAAGCAATGACTACATGGCGTCCAACATGTTAATTAATCGTCTCATTAAATTAATCTATATGTTATTATCTAGTATGATTAGCTGTTATATCCTTAATAATCCGTTATATCGATCTCTAGTATCGAACTACTTTGTCTCTCTTCTAACAAAACTTGACCACCTGGCGGGTCTTATCCATTCAAACCATTCGTGTAaaatttaaatcaataaaattaagagCTGATTTTGAGACCACCCTGACCCTGTGCCCCCCCTTCAATTCAAAGTTAGAAtttgacattttttttttataaagaatttattaatgtattactattactctattataaatttataataatgTAAGCTTATAGTTTATGGATTTCATTTtatctttcttttttcatttttaattatattaataaataattatatacttAATTTAATTATTGTTAATGCATAAAACAATCTCGAAAACGATGGCGGATGGCTACAAAATAAAATCTCGAAATGGCTCCATAAAGATATCTTGCAGCAAGAGTCGGGTTTTTTCGGttcttgttaaaaaaaaaaaaaaaaaaaaaaaaaaaagtagatcaCAAGCTATCGAATGAGTATGCGGATATATATGATATGGAGAAACAGGAAGCAAAAGCTATTTCGAACCATGTTGTACCGGTTCGGTTGCGCTATGTGAAATCCAACTAATAAGTTTCGAAAGCATATAAAGATGCTCGAAGAAACTTTCTCAATTGGCTCCAATGGTTGATAAATCCCAACTCTTTCAAGACCACATAATGAAAGAAAGTGCTACATTTGGTCGCTGATTTTGGGTCAAAATTACCACATGACCTCATTTTTATCTGTTTATTTAAGTTTGTATTTCGGGATTTGTACTTTTGCACGACTCTGTGCATGCTTTCCTCATGTCACATTTTATATTTTTGGTCTGTTTTTAGGAGACATAGATTCAGACACCCTTTTCTAAACAGAGACAAATAGAAACAGAAACAAATTCATAAAAAGAGCGAACAAAACCCTATAAGTGGGATATATATTAACATTTGCGCCCCCTTAAAATTTCGCACTTATATACTGTTAGTCCCAATAAGAACAGTATTTTGCCGGGAAAAAACCTTTAAAGCTATATTTATTATGAATTGTGCACCAATGTtaatgtgttgtgtgatctaaagaTATAAGAAGATATTCAATACAAATTACAAATAACGATTAGCAGTTTGGCACTAAAAACCAATATGTCTCAGGTACACATACATTTATATCTTTACTAATTACTATTGACCCAACAAACAGAGTAGACATAAAACATTGTTTTTAACTTAAAGTACAGAATAACTTAACTGCTGATTGGACATTGTTGGATGCTTCCTACATAGCATATTATGATAGAATATTTGATAACATAATTTAATCCATTGAAGCAGCATTCAACAGAAGGGCCTGCAAGAATAATGACTTATTCAGAAGTAACATTTAAATCAAACTAGTTACACTATGCTAAAAAGATACAGATTGTGTAGATCTTCCATAGTGATTAGTTTATGGATGGGGATCCTGTAAAACTGAAGCCCGATAAATCCCTGTGTACAGAGATTATTAATATACTAACTAGAACGCCTATTGCCTTCATAATAGACACATATTCAAAATTGAAAAGATAATAATTTGATTGTCAAGGCTTACCCAACACAAATTAACACAAATAAAAGCATGTAAAGTTTTGCATAACAACGCAAAATGGCTTGCACTCAGAGCGGTCTCATTGTTGTCAATCCTACATCGATAATCTCCCTAGTAATAAGAGAACGATGTAATTATATATAGTTACATTAGCACTAAGCAACAACCACACTGGATGTATCCTTATTCATTAAACTGTCTAACTCTGGATCTTATTTGTCTTACGGCCTTTTTATTTAGGACTTAATTGTCTTTATTGACTGAAAGAATTATTCGGTAAGCAGTAGTGGTTGTTTACTTAGGACTTATTGCTTTAGTCCATCTTATCTAAGGACTTTATGGCTCACCTCTAAAAGTGATGTTGTCCCCATATAGCCAAATATATCTCCAAATAACCCTTTCTTTTTTCATATCATCTACCAGAAATCGTCATCACCTCATCTATTTCCCCCGATACAAAACCAAACAAATCTGTTCTCTGAACTCAAAAATCAAAATCAACCACTAATCTCAGCTCAAAATAAAATACCGATGCTCAAAAAAATAACTTAAAATCAACCAGCGGAGAAGGTAAAAAACGAAGATCTGtaaatttattgtaatactttgtcATTGTACTGTGAAGATAATATAGATAAAGAAGAGAGGAAACAGATGAAATTGATTTAAAGTTGAAAGAGGGTAAAATGAAAAGTGAAATTGAAgattaaaaatgaataatgaagataATAGCAGTAATGGTTAATTTATTGAAATCCTCAAATTGAAATAGATTTTAAAGATGAATCATGACAGTGTAGGCTGGGATATGtttggtgtaatttttaccattcagATTACTGCATATAGTCATTCTTACTCATACTGCCATCTATATCCATATAGAACTTAATGAGAGAAAAAAGTAAACAGCCCCTTAACCTACATGAGACAAACATTCACCAGATTAATACAGCCTACGAAAGTTAATTTAGAGTAGTTAGATGTTTTTAATGTTGTTGATGCAGCATACCCATGCAAATATTAGGACCAAAATTGGATAATTAGATACACATTTGCCTAACCAATTCGGTAAATCTCAATAATTAGCTTTCTTAATACAACTCATTTGCACAACACACTCCTCACGAGTGAGTTTCTTTAAATAGCGATGTAGTTATCAACTAGAAATATCTAGCAATATAAACTAGTAATCAACCAAATTACTTATTCAAAACATTAAGGAAGAAATGATGCCTATTACATTAGAATAACAAAACATCACAAATATAAACATGTTTTCTTCTCTGGATTCTTAAAGTTATCCGATGATTAAGCTTTACCTAATAGTGTAACCGCTTTGTCCAGCATCATACACATCTATCTAAGTAATAAATAAGTCTTTTATACTATGTAGTACTAGATTAACagggcgtttttttttttttttttttttttttttgtatacagTATCAAAGTAAGATACACATAATGAAACGAAATGTAAACTACATAGTTCTCCAAATGTCTTCATAGAGAAACTAATATAGTCCTATAAGTCAAAATGCTACATGTAATCAAGTACAATCCACTATTAAAGGGTTTAGGAAAAAACAACAATTATCACAAAATTAAATAGCAATAATTCAAATATAGATTAGCTAAAATAGCATTCTTATACTACTAACTACTCCAAATATAGTAACGGTTATAGTATAGTATTATTAGATCATGACAGGGACAGGCTAAGAATTCCTGGCACATACAGTTCACCAAACATCAATCACCTTTAAAACTTTCAATCATTCCTACTTCAATAGCTATCACAATTTCACAAATATTAAATTCCAATTTTCAACAAAACAAATACAACTTACTCAGATTCATATTAAAATTAATCTAATTTATGCACATCATCAAAATTATAAATAGATAATCAATACATGCCTATACATAAATGTATgattgtatttatataaaataccTTTCAAGAAGAAGAGTGTTTTTTGCCTTCACATTGAGGACTAACATCAAAATTCTTAGAAGGATATTTAGCAGTCACCATCCCAACCTCAAACACCAAATCATCACCGTTAATTTTAATTCCAGTAATCCTCATATTGCCATCTATATTCGTATAGAACTTAATGGGAAAAAAAGTAAACAGCCCCTTAATCTACATCAGACAAACATTCACCAGATTAATACAACCTACGAAAGCTAATTTAGAGTAGTTAGATGTTTTTAATGTTGTTGATGCAGCATACCCATGCAAATATTAGGACCAAAATTGGATAATTAGATACACATTTGCCTAACCAATTCGGTAAATCTCAATAATTAGCTTTCTTACTACAACTCATTTGCACAACACAATCCTCACGAGTGAGTTTCTTTAAATAGCGATGTAGTTATCAAGTAGAAATATCTAGCAATATAAACGAGTAATGAACCAAATTACTTATTCAAAACATTAAGGAAGAAATGATGCCTATTACATTAGAATAACAAAACATCACAAATATAAACATGTTTTCTTCTCTGGATTCTTAAAGTTATCCGATGATTAAGCTTTACCTAATAGTGTAACCGCTTTGTCCAGCATCATACACATCTAACTATCTAAGTAATAAATAAGTCATTTATACTATGTAGTACTAGATTAACaaggcgttttttttttctttttttttctttttttttttttgtatacagTATCAAAGTAAGATACGCATAATGAAACGAAATGTAAACTACATAGTTCTCCAAATGTCTTCATAGAGAAACTAATATAGTCCTATAAGTCAAAATGCTACATGTAATCAAGTACAATCCACTATTAAAGGGTTTAGGAAAAAACAACAATTATCACAAAATTAAATAGCAATAATTCAAATATAGATTAGCTAAAATAGCATTCTTATACTACTAATTACTCCAAATATAGTAACGGTTATAGTATAGTATTATTAGATCATGATAGGGACAATCTAAGAATTCCTGGCCCATACAGTTCACCAAACATCAATCACCTTTAGACAGCCATTAACGCAGCGCGATCGAGCTTGTTTTGCCCCCATCACGCCCCCATAGCGCCGCTATGGGGCGCGAACGTTTATTTTTTTTGGTGGCGTGATTCGAGCTTCACGGTGGATGATGGTGGGGAGTTGCGAATGAGAAAGGGACACGTGGGGCATGGTGCAGGAAGGGTTGCATCTTCTATTTTATTTTCATTTTCTATTTTACGTAAACTGAAATGAAAAATGAAGATCCGGCGAGTGGTGCGATGGTGAATTTCAAATACAGTACAGAATATAATTGAAGAAGAAGTATTTAGAATATTTACAAATTAGTCCCTAGACTATGTATTGATTtatataaatagattgtttattTGTAGTTTAGTCCATAAAGTTTTATTTTTGTAACtatataattttataatttattaattttatatatttgtgTATTTAAATTTActcatattttatataaattatttaaatattaattacagtaataaaagaaaaataaataatataacttatttaaaaaatgaaaaagaaaataaaaatgtgGTACCAATTACTCCATCACACAAACATCACGCCATCCTACTACAAACTTCATCACGCCATCACATTTGCCAAATCACCACTGTACCCACAAAAACACCCATCATGCCCATCACCACTAAATAAGGTCTTAAAACTTTCAATCATTCCTACTTCAATAGCTATCACAATTTCACAAATATTAAATTCCAATTTTCAACAAAACAAATACAACTTACTCAGATTCATATTAAAATTAATCTAATTTATGCACATCATCAAAATTATAAATGGATAATCAATACATGCCTATACATAAATATATGAATGTATTTATATAAAATACCTTTCAAGAAGAAGAGTGTTTTTTGCCTTCACATTGAGGACTAACATCAAAATTCTTAGAAGGATATTTAGCAGTCACCATCCCAACCTCAAACACCAAATCATCACCGTTAATTTTAATTCCAGTAATCCCCCACCACTGAAAAAAAGCCCTAACCCTAATTCCATTAAGCTCCGCAATTCGATTCTCCCCGATCTTACCAGTAACTTTCTTCGAATACGTAGCTAAGTAATTATCAGGTGGTAAGATAAGCTTGCAAGGAGTTCCGAGATCGACGGAAAACTCGCCGGAAGTACGGTTCAGGTTATATGAACGGACGTCTGTGGGAAGTAGTCCGACGGGGAAGCCGTGGTGACTAAGTACAGAGTGTGCCGTTGTTAATGGTGTCAACGGTAgtgaattagggttagggtttgatgatgagatGGTGATAAACAAGGCGATAATTAGGGTGGAGATAAAGAAGATGGATGAAGACATGGtttttgtgtgtttttttttttttttttttttctgatcgGTAGATGTGATTTTTGGAGAGAAATAAAGGATATaagatttttattttatgttttagatTGATAGATGATAGATGATAGATGATAGATGATAGATGATGTATACAAGATAAAAGATGAAATTGAGGGTGACATGTGGTGGGATGTTTTAACCAAGTAAGATTTGTTTGTTTGTTTAGTGGATTGACGAAAAAAAAATAGACTATGAACTATGAAGAGTGAAGATCAAAGAATAAGGATATTTTAACGAAATGTACGTATAAAGAGGATAAAATATCGCGTTTCGTTGTGGAATGATTTTGATCAATTAATTGAATATTTTATAAAAAAAGGTTACTCGGGTAATTAAACGTTTAAAAATTAAGGGAATGAAAAAGGTCGGTAAAAAAAGTAAGTGTTTAGTCGGATAATGGTCGATTAATAGAAAGGTTTAAAAAATTTCTTGAAGGTTAATACTGGTATTTAGGCCCATATCATTTGGTGTCGTAAATTAAAGTGTAATTGTTGAAGATAATCCAAATGTAATTTGCATAATTTCGTTGCAGTTATAGATGTTATATTTTTGTCACGAGTCATTTTAAAGTCAAACTGGTCAAGTATCATTCTGGGTTGAAAATCAGAATGTCGTGCGCTCCAAGCACCTAATGTGAGCTCCACGTATCTAATGTGAGCTTCGCGCACTATAACATGAAACTGGAACAGAACTATTGCTTTATGGTGCGCGCCGTGCACAATTCCAAAATGCGCTCTGCGCACAGTGTTTATAAAAAGGTTACGAGCCATGGttgtttcaattttaaataaatttttCCTTTTTTCATCCAATATCCAAATACTAGTTATATTTTGCCACATCACTCAACATGTCACTCAAAAAGCCACCTCACTATTTTTCATTTTACAACACGACTGACTAGCCAGCGTCAACTTCCCACCCCATCCAATGACTTGTCAAAAACATATGTCAACATTACAAGGTATAAgtatataacaagtttataatggattatattatattatattatttcctACTCCGTTTTATAAGTAGATTAAAGAAACATAAAATAAATGGAATTAAGGCTTTGTTTGATTATAACGGAATGATATTCTGAATATCAACAGTGATATTGAGTATAGCTAtggtttgtgacgacccggaaatttttgaccaaatttaaacttaatctttatatgatttcgacacgataagcaaagtctgtaatgttaagtctcaaaatttttgaactattttatgaatccatttgacctttgactagtcccgacgattcacgaacaattgtttgtaactaaatatgtatatatataaatgtaagtatgtatataataatttgaaaattttaaaatacaatttaaacattaaaattaaagatgtaaaataagacataaaataattaagttgtacttaaaatgaaattatatttaaatatatgatttctataaataattaatattatatgtatattgtaatatatataaaatttataaatattaaaaattcattaaaacttattatatattatatgattattaaataatacatgattaataatatgtaatattaatataataagtttgtttacaaattagaaatataattgttataagttACGTtctttactactattaatattaatattagtataattagtattattattattaacaaaattattgctATACATTATgttaattgttatcattatcattaataatattattattactattatatctgtataaatttatattattattatgtataatattaaaagtactattattataattatatttattaataatatcaattataatctataaatatactagatatgcatatatagagatagatatatacagatatataatgtatatatatatatacgcagttGTATACAGATATATAGGAAAtcagaattattatttttttagattattattattaatataattattagtcattaatttaatattaattaggatatatatatatatatatatatatatatatatatatatatatatatatatatatatatataaactactaTATAACGGGTGATTTTTTTTTTCTATCAGTATCATCATCTTTATTTCTGTCCTTGGATTTGTTTATGTCGAATTCTGTCTCATTTACAAACAAAAATCAGTTACGAATCAACCtcaaattaatttttatttatttattctctaTCTACTTTATTTTGTTTTGTTCGTTACTCCATGGATCGAATAAAGCTGTCAAAACACTCACTTTATATATAACAATCGATTCAATCAGTTGTGGAAGAAGTCATTCAACTTTTTATCACCGATATCACTCATAATTGGTAATTTAACtgattattttatttttcttttaaataCTTAAACACCCTGTTACGAACTGTTTTAATCAAACTCCTCAAATTTGAATCGAATTTCAAAATCTACAAATGCTAttgtgttaggaatcgtctatgaaAACTACCTGCAAATTTTGAACCTTCAACTACTTGTATCGAGttagaatttctgagtcaaagttttgattCAAAAAGTCAACAGGATTGTTCTTCAAGAAATTCGAATTCATTGTGTGATTTCTGTTGTAATTGATGGCTTacaaagtttataggaatgattttaaATCAACTTCATGTAGAAACTTCTATCCAAAATGATCTATATCTCAAAATTCTGATTtatgttcatattttttttttacgcAATAACAGCAgcagtttttatatatatttttttctttctttttcgttGTCTGATAATTTCAATCATCCCAAAACTAGTTAGGAGATGTTCGTTTGAAGGTTTAAAACTAAAACAATTAAAATTTTGAATTTGATTTTGGTGTTCATCGCGACAACTCAGAAATTGCTGCCGTGTccttgtttatatttttttttttacttttttaattaAGGACATCAACCACTTATCGACTCTGTTTAAATTATGAACCCAAAAACAAATTCATTGTGTTGCTGCTATGATTGAATTTGGCCACTGGTGGATTTATTTTGATGAAGAAGAGGATGGATATAACTGAAACGAGATATAGTTATTTTAGGTTAGCATTATATCAGAAAAACACGGGTAGCTGGATGGTGTAGTGGTGTGTCGGagtaacgagaggtcgtgggttcgagcctggttcaaggcaaatatttttttttaaaagctttttgaaggtagatttcttattattattattattattattattattattattattattattattattattattattatcatcattattattattattattattattattattattattattattattattattattatt comes from Rutidosis leptorrhynchoides isolate AG116_Rl617_1_P2 chromosome 4, CSIRO_AGI_Rlap_v1, whole genome shotgun sequence and encodes:
- the LOC139843137 gene encoding palmitoyl-acyl carrier protein thioesterase, chloroplastic-like; translation: MSATTISCLQTPSKHNIGFGYLSSASKLICKLDNVNKCKITDSSSSLSMQAISIKIKDTSSSLSSDTFGGTDYNMLLSEVLVGRMVSDYVFRQSFKIRSRETGPSRITSIEALMNFFQETGVNHLKTIGLLSDDMNSTPKMSTHNLVWVVTKLQVEVDRYPTCDDIVQIDHWKSFFGKNNGCGTWSFRDYQSGEILVRASSNWIMMNKETRRLSKFPDDVRAELTPYFVDTPSPIQENIRKYTKIDENDIVHVRNGLTATRKDLDMNKHVNNVKYIGWILESVPDWIADNYELGSMTLEYRRECTKGSVLQSQTFVSETNDASGTVDCQHLLQFEGGSNGVILKAMTTWRPTC
- the LOC139904258 gene encoding uncharacterized protein, which gives rise to MSSSIFFISTLIIALFITISSSNPNPNSLPLTPLTTAHSVLSHHGFPVGLLPTDVRSYNLNRTSGEFSVDLGTPCKLILPPDNYLATYSKKVTGKIGENRIAELNGIRVRAFFQWWGITGIKINGDDLVFEVGMVTAKYPSKNFDVSPQCEGKKHSSS